CGCCGCTGGCGCCCGCGGGCGCGGCGACGCGGGCGAAGCTCGAGGCGGGGCTCAAGGCCGCCGGACTGATCTGAAGGGCGAGGGGACGATGGACGGGGCGAAGCTCAAGGAAGCGATCGAACGACTGCTCGGCGAAGGGGAGCGCGCGGAGCGGGACGAGGTCCGGGCCACGGTGGCGGAACTGCTCGCCGCGCTGGAGTCGGGCGCCGTGCGCGCGGCCGCGCCGGAGAACGACCACTGGGTCGTCAACCAGTGGGTGCGCGCGGGGATCCTGCTCGGCTTCCGCCATTCGGACATCGTGCGGGTCGAGATGGGCGGGGCGTTCGGCTTCGCCGACAAGCACCTCTTCCTGCCGCGGCACCCGGCGTCGATGCCCGGGGCGCGTCTCGTTCCGGGCGGCAGCGCGGTGCGGCGCGGCGCGCACATCGGCGCGGGGGTGATCCTGATGCCGCCGTGCTACGTCAACGTCGGCGCCTTCGTGGACGAGGGCTCGATGATCGACTCGCACGCGCTGGTCGGCTCCTGCGCGCAGATCGGCAAGCGGGTGCACCTCTCCGCCGGCGCGCAGATCGGCGGCGTGCTCGAGCCTCCGGGGGCGATGCCCGTGGTCGTCGAGGACGGCTGCTTCGTCGGCGCGTTGGCCGGCGTGCTCGAGGGAGTGCACGTGCGGCGCGGCGCGGTGCTCGGCGCGGGGGTGATCCTGACCGCCTCGATGCCGGTCTACGACGTGCCGCGGCGGCGCATCCTGCACGCCGACGCGCGGGGAGTGCTGGAGATTCCGGAGCGGGCGGTCGTCGTCGCCGGCTCGCGCCCGATGGCCGATCCCTGGGCCGCGGAGATGGGCGTGCGCGGCGCGGCGGCGGTGATCGTGAAGGACCGCGACGAGGGCACGGACGCCCGCGCCGCCTTGGAGGACGCACTGCGATGAGCCCGATGATCGCCGGCCGCGTGGCCGGCTTGAAGCGCACGTTGATCCGCGAAATCTTCGAGTCCGCCCCCGCCGACGCGCTGAACCTCGGGCTCGGCCAGCCGGACATCGCGCCGCCGGCGGTGCTGCGCGAGGCGCTGTCGCGCGCGGCGAGCGAGGGGCCGTCGGGCTACGGGCCGACGGCCGGGGACAAGGCGCTGCGCGCGGCGATCGCCGGGTACTACGCGCCGTTCGCGCGGCGCGCCGAGGACGTCGTCGTCACGCTCGGCTGCCAGGAGGCGACGTTCGCCGTCCTCGGCTGCCTGCTCGATCCGGGCGACGAGGTGCTCTGCCCCGATCCGGGCTTCCCGGGCGCCGAGCGGGCGGCGAAGACGTGGAACGCCGTGCCGCGCTTCTATCCGCTGTGCGCCGAGAACGGCTTCCATCTCGACGTGGACGAAGTGCTGGGGATGGTCGGTCCGGCGACGAAGGCGATCCTCGTGATCACGCCGTCGAACCCGACCGGCACGGTCGAGCCGCGGGCGACGATCGAGCGGCTGGCCGAGGAGACGGCGCGGCGCGGGATCGCGCTCGTCGTGGACGACACCTACCACCAACTCTGCTGGACGGCCGACGGGCGCGCCTTCGGGGCGCCGCAGGCGCCGCTGGAGCACGTCGTCGTCTGCGGCGGCCTCTCCAAGTCGGTCGCGCTGACCGGCTGGCGCGTCGGCTGGGCGGTCTGCCCCGACGCGGCGTTCATGGCGAAGCTGGTGGCGATGCAGCAGACGGTGCTGACCTGCCCCGCGACGCCGATCCAGATCGGCGCCCGCGTGGCGTTCACGCCGGAAGGGGAGGCGGCGGCGCGCGAGGTGAAGGCGATCTTCCGCCGGCGGCGCGACATCGTGGCCGAGGAGCTGGGCGGCAGGCCGGAGGTGCGGATGGCGCCGCTAGAGGGCGCGTTCTACGCCTGGGTGGACGCGTCGCGCTGCGGCGGCGGGATTCCGTTCGCGAAGCGGCTGCTCGAGGAAGAGAAGATCGTGGTGATTCCGGGCGAGGCGTTCGGGGCGGGCGGCGCGGGGTGGTTCCGCATCAGCTACGCGCAGGAGGACAACGCGCTGCGGCGCGCGCTCAAGGTTATCGCGGGGCGGCTCAGTCTCTGAGGGGGCGGGTTGCGGGGGCGCAATGCCCGCGGGTTTCGGGGGCGAAATGCCCGCGCGATTCGCGGCGTACTGCCCGCGCGATTCGCGGGGGTAATGCCGG
This region of bacterium genomic DNA includes:
- a CDS encoding 2,3,4,5-tetrahydropyridine-2,6-dicarboxylate N-succinyltransferase translates to MDGAKLKEAIERLLGEGERAERDEVRATVAELLAALESGAVRAAAPENDHWVVNQWVRAGILLGFRHSDIVRVEMGGAFGFADKHLFLPRHPASMPGARLVPGGSAVRRGAHIGAGVILMPPCYVNVGAFVDEGSMIDSHALVGSCAQIGKRVHLSAGAQIGGVLEPPGAMPVVVEDGCFVGALAGVLEGVHVRRGAVLGAGVILTASMPVYDVPRRRILHADARGVLEIPERAVVVAGSRPMADPWAAEMGVRGAAAVIVKDRDEGTDARAALEDALR
- a CDS encoding pyridoxal phosphate-dependent aminotransferase translates to MSPMIAGRVAGLKRTLIREIFESAPADALNLGLGQPDIAPPAVLREALSRAASEGPSGYGPTAGDKALRAAIAGYYAPFARRAEDVVVTLGCQEATFAVLGCLLDPGDEVLCPDPGFPGAERAAKTWNAVPRFYPLCAENGFHLDVDEVLGMVGPATKAILVITPSNPTGTVEPRATIERLAEETARRGIALVVDDTYHQLCWTADGRAFGAPQAPLEHVVVCGGLSKSVALTGWRVGWAVCPDAAFMAKLVAMQQTVLTCPATPIQIGARVAFTPEGEAAAREVKAIFRRRRDIVAEELGGRPEVRMAPLEGAFYAWVDASRCGGGIPFAKRLLEEEKIVVIPGEAFGAGGAGWFRISYAQEDNALRRALKVIAGRLSL